In the Ornithinimicrobium pratense genome, CGCACATCCACTTCGGTGCGGACGCGCGGCAGGCGTGCCCCACCGCTGAGGACGACGCCGATGGTGATGGTTTCATCAGCACCACCGACGGGGCCCCCGCCTATGGCGGCATCGCCGTCTCGCTCACCACCGAGGGCGACACCAGCCCCGACTCCGGCCTGGCCATCGACCGGTTCGGCGTTGGCGATGACGTCAGCTACTCCCGCGAAGGCATCGAGGTCGACCAGGCCACCGCTGATGCGGTGATGGCCGGCGGCGCTGTCGTGGTCGTGCACGGTGTGGACCACAACGGCAACGGTGAGTACGACGAGGGCGACCGTGGCGCTTCTGACCTGGACCCCGCGCTGCCCGGTGAGGCCACCGACCCCGCCCTGTGTGGTGTGGTCATGGCCTCGCAGATGGACGACATGCCCGCCGGTGGCGTCGACACCGGTGCGGCTGCCCTCGGCAGCCAGAACCTGCTGCTGGCCGCGACCGGTGGTGTCGCCCTCGTCGGTGGCGCCCTGATCCTGGCCCGTCGCCGCACCGACTCCGTCAACTGATCCAGGTCATCTGATGACTGAGGACGTCAGGCCGCCGGTGGCGGGCCAGTCCCGTCCCGGCGGCCGGCGTCCCGGTCTGATGCTCCATACGCTCATCGCGTTCTCCCTGCTGATCAGCGGTGGGGCCGCGGTGGCCGTGGGGCTCTCCCACCAGGGCAGCACACCCGCACCACCGGCCCTGTCCGCACCGACGACGCAGCCAGAGGCCACTACGGAACCGCCCACCGACACGGCAACCACTGCCGACCCGGCACCCACTGCCGACCCGGCAGCGACTGCGGACCCGGCGCCGGCCACAGGCCCCGCGCCGACTGGCTCGGCCACCAGTATCCCGACCGCCTCCGCGTCCACCCCAGCCACGGCTGAGCCGACCCAGGAGGCCGCCCCCGTGGCGCTCCCGGTCTCGGTGTCCATCCCCGCCATCGACGTCACCTCCGACCTGCTGCACCTCGGGCTGAACCCCGACGGCACCCTGCAGGTCCCCCAGGGCCCCGACTTCGACAGCGCCGCCTGGTATGACGGCTCCCCGCGTCCCGGTGAGGTCGGCCCAGCAGTGCTAGAGGGACACGTCAGCAGCATCGGGCGTGGTCCCTCGATCTTCTTCAACCTGACCCAGCTCCAGGTCGGGGACACGATCGACGTCACCCGCCAGGACGGCACCATCGCCACCTTCGAGGTGTACGACCTGCAGCAGTTCCCCAAGGACTCCTTCCCCACAGTGCAGGTGTACGGCCCCACCAAAGGCCCCGAACTGCGGCTCATCACCTGCGGCGGCACCATCGCCCAGAGCACAGGCCGCTTCGCCGACAACATCATCATCTTCGCCCGCGAGACCTAGATGGTGCTGTCGCCGCCCGTCGAGCACCGTCCCGCCGCATACCGGGCAGGCGAACCCAACGGCGCCGAACCGACCGATCTCGATCGGCCGGCCCAGCCGCCGGCACCTTCGTCCCTCGCCCGGTGGGCATGGGTCGCTGCAGGCCTGCTGCTGACAGGCTTCTTCATGGCGGCCCTGCTGGTGGGAGGTGGCGCGCCGGCACCCCCGTTGGCGGGTCTGCCCGACGCAGGCGCGGTCACCGGCTGGGGCAGCCCGCTCGTCGACCTCGCAGTTCGCGTCCTCGCTGTGCTCACGGTCGGGCAGCTCACCTACGCCGCCCTGCTCGCGCCGACCGGACCGGCTGCCGGGTGGACGCGTGCCCTACGGGGCACCACCTGGTCCGCCACCGGCTGGCTGGTGGCCGAGGTCGTTGCTCTCGTGCTGACCGCCAGCTCTGTGTATGGCGTCCCGGTCACCCAGCTCTCGCTGCAGGCCGTCCTCGCTCTGGTCACCGAGCTCCCTGCTGGCCGGGCCGCGGTCTGGGTCGCCGTCCTTCTCGGCGTGCTCATCGTGGGCAGTGCGAGTCTGGTCAGCGCGACGGTCCGGGAGAGCCGTGGTCACACCCGCCTTGGAGCGATGGTCCTGCTGCTGGTCGCGTTGAGCGCGGTCGTCGTTCCAGGCGTCCTGGCCGGGCACTCCGCCGCAGCCGACAACCACGTCCCGGCGGTGCTCGCGCTGTCGGTCCATGTCGTTACCGCCAGCCTGTGGGTCGGTGGGCTTGCCGGGCTGCTGCTGCACGGCCGGGGCCGGCCGCAGGCCGCGCAGGCAGTCCGCCGGTTCAGCGCATTGGCGTTGGTCTGCGTCGCCTTGCTGCTCGCATCGGGAGTAGCCGCCGCCCTGCTGGTGGCGGGCCCGCCGACGTTGTCGTGGATTGGTGAAGGCTGGGTCTGGCTGCTGTCTCTGAAGACAGCCCTGCTGGGGCTCCTGGCCGCCATCGGTTGGTGGCACCGGCGACGCACCGTGCCCGCGCTGGTCACCGGCCGTCCGGGTGCGTTCGTCCGCCTGGGCGTGGTCGAGGTGGCCCTGATGACCCTGACCCTCGCCGTGTCCGTGGCGTTGACCGCCTCCCCAGCGCCCGCCCAGCGCCCCGAGGCCGCCGGCACGACGTCGGACGCCGAAGACTCGAGGGTCGTGGACGACGCCGCCCCGCAGGAAGCGGGACCCGGGGGCACCGCCACGGAGGTCAACCCTGCGCCACCGGTCCGCGCCGACGAGTCCGAGCCCACCCCGCAAGGGTCTCCCGAAGACATGAGCGGCCACGACCACGGAGATCTGTCTGTCTCCATCCTGGTGGACGAGGAGCGGTTCCACGTGGCCGGCACCGTCCGGCCCGGCCAGTCGGTCACGGTGTACAACAGCAGCAGGTCTGCAGCGACGATCAGCGCCCTCGACGGCAGCTTCGACGCCGACGTGGGTCCGCGGACCTTCATCACCTTCACCGCTCCGGCTGAGGCAGGCGACTACGACTTCGCCAGCCGTGCCCAGGGCATACCCGCCGGCAGTTTCACCGGCACCCTCCTGGTCCGCGCTGACCCCTGACCGCAACCCCCGCCGATCAGTGCTGCAGCCAGCCCACCTCGCCTCCCGCCGGGAGGACGTGGCACGAGCGCCGCGGTGACGCAGCCCGCGCCCTCGAACTGGTACCGAACACCGCAGGTGGCGGCCGTGCGTGGTCAGCCCAGCTCTCGGCGCAGTGCGGTCAGCTCGCGGCGCAGGTCCGGGGTGCGGACCATGGCGCGCATGCGGCGCAACGTCGCCTCGTCTGCCACCACCGGCCAGAGCTGCACCAGCTGCCAATCGCGTGCCCTCACCACGTCGCGGTCACCCGTGAGCTTGCCCACGCGCTCGGCCAGAGGCAGCACCCGGGGGTCCTCGGGCGCGGAGGTGACGGCAGGCGGGACCTCCCGCAGCAGCTGGTCCACGAGCAGCTGGGTGCGCTGGGTCTGCGTCAGGCGCGAGCCCAGATCTGCATCGAGATGTCTTCCTAGCTCGTCGTAGTCGGCGACCGGCCCCCCGGACAGGGCCGCGAAGACGTAGCGGTCACCGAGCCGGCGGTGCCCGTCCACCAGCTCCAGCGCCGCCCGCCATCCTTGGTGACGGCCGACGGTGCGGACCAGCTCCTCGCGCAGCTCCACCAGCTCGGCGGTGCCGCGTCGCGGCTCGAGGCGGGGCCACTCGGCGAAGAAGCGCGCGTGGTCGCCAGCACGGGCCAGGTGCAGGCCGACGTCTCGGTGACCGCGCAGAGGTGTGGTGAGTGACGCAGCGGTCTGGTGCGCCTCGTGGAGCCGCCCGATCGAGACCTGGTGCGCGATGCGCTGCCGCAGCAGTCCACCCCGCTGCAGGGGGGTCAGCTGTTCCAGGATCGCGTCTACGTCGCGTTCCTGGAGCAGGCCGACGGCATACGCCAGACAGGCCAGGTCGGCCACCGGTGTCATGGCGTCTTCGGTGAGCAGCCACCGGTTCAGGCCGACGCTGGTCACCGGTGAGAGCCCTCGGAGGACCAGAACGGCGTCATCCGGCGCCCCCAGCACCGCAGGCCGCAGTCGATCACGGATGGTGGCGCCGGTGCCGTCCCCCGCACCCCCTGACAGACCCTCCAGAAAAAGTGTGCCCAGGGAGGAGAGTCCCTGCTGATCGGTGGTGCCC is a window encoding:
- a CDS encoding CHRD domain-containing protein, encoding MNISRKMLALPAAGAAVMLLSGAPAMASTGSSMADLQPVPLNDAPGSGSAMFEVDGTTLHFTLNYQGLLADAPHAAHIHFGADARQACPTAEDDADGDGFISTTDGAPAYGGIAVSLTTEGDTSPDSGLAIDRFGVGDDVSYSREGIEVDQATADAVMAGGAVVVVHGVDHNGNGEYDEGDRGASDLDPALPGEATDPALCGVVMASQMDDMPAGGVDTGAAALGSQNLLLAATGGVALVGGALILARRRTDSVN
- a CDS encoding class F sortase codes for the protein MTEDVRPPVAGQSRPGGRRPGLMLHTLIAFSLLISGGAAVAVGLSHQGSTPAPPALSAPTTQPEATTEPPTDTATTADPAPTADPAATADPAPATGPAPTGSATSIPTASASTPATAEPTQEAAPVALPVSVSIPAIDVTSDLLHLGLNPDGTLQVPQGPDFDSAAWYDGSPRPGEVGPAVLEGHVSSIGRGPSIFFNLTQLQVGDTIDVTRQDGTIATFEVYDLQQFPKDSFPTVQVYGPTKGPELRLITCGGTIAQSTGRFADNIIIFARET
- a CDS encoding copper resistance D family protein, yielding MVLSPPVEHRPAAYRAGEPNGAEPTDLDRPAQPPAPSSLARWAWVAAGLLLTGFFMAALLVGGGAPAPPLAGLPDAGAVTGWGSPLVDLAVRVLAVLTVGQLTYAALLAPTGPAAGWTRALRGTTWSATGWLVAEVVALVLTASSVYGVPVTQLSLQAVLALVTELPAGRAAVWVAVLLGVLIVGSASLVSATVRESRGHTRLGAMVLLLVALSAVVVPGVLAGHSAAADNHVPAVLALSVHVVTASLWVGGLAGLLLHGRGRPQAAQAVRRFSALALVCVALLLASGVAAALLVAGPPTLSWIGEGWVWLLSLKTALLGLLAAIGWWHRRRTVPALVTGRPGAFVRLGVVEVALMTLTLAVSVALTASPAPAQRPEAAGTTSDAEDSRVVDDAAPQEAGPGGTATEVNPAPPVRADESEPTPQGSPEDMSGHDHGDLSVSILVDEERFHVAGTVRPGQSVTVYNSSRSAATISALDGSFDADVGPRTFITFTAPAEAGDYDFASRAQGIPAGSFTGTLLVRADP